TTGTGAGTGAGTGATGCATCAGATTGTCATTAGCTCCAAACTACTAAATTAATAGTAGATCATCTTTTTCTCCAAAATGCAGATTATGATTAATGATGAACACTCTTTAAGAAGCCGTCTAAAAACATTTGTTTATATCAATGAtaatacaattaattaattgtcaATGGTTTATAGTGATTTGGTCTAACCCACTTTCAACAACACTATTAAGGATAAAGCTTAATTAAAGCGAATTTATTCAAACATtagttttagtaattaattttaatgtataaataatatttttaaaaatctgcAATGGTTGCACACACATATACACTCTCACTCACACACAGTATATTTTATGCAATAATCATATATGATAATATGAATAACTAATAACAATatcatcaattacttgccaCGGCATAGGTCACTATGAAGctacttaaaattttattgaactttGAAGCGCTCAAGAAAAGTTGTGAAATTTAAAATAGCTTTCTTAATATTATTCCCACAAAGATAATGGTGcctttaattttattactcTGTCACTATAGTAGTAAAACTGAGCACTAATCTTCCATGTACCAGGGAATAGTTGCATACATAAAGTTAGAAATGAAAATTTGGCAACATtcaattttctaaaataatctTACTTTCccattttctctattttttttctcttatattttCTAGGCAACCAAAACACTAAACAGGACATGCAAGTTTTTGTAAGGCGGATAAGATGGTGCTGTGTCCTTGTCTATCGCGTCCACTCAAAagaatctcttttttttttctaatttttttaaagcaaaagttaattatactttattttagttttagaaatttgtataaaaagataaaaaataaaattttattatttttacctttaaaaaaaattaaaaacaaaaatattagaaataaaaaacattttgaCAAACTAAAATGTTACCAATTATGGTAACCGTGCTAACTCCTTGATAAAGGAAGCAAAAGCTTGTTGAAACGCACGCTTTGATAACCCAATACTTTTTTCCAttatgaaaattattttatttttagtaggAAGTAGCAATGATAATATGTAAGTCCCATTTGTCTTACCTTAAATCTAATGCTTGACCCCGTCGACATCGCCGAACACATCCGTCCAATTTCCCTCTCCTCCTCGTCCCTCCACGTGGCATTTCCACCATTCTTTACAGGCCGGTGCCGGTGCCAATCACTCCTTCCTCAAcattaaattacattaaattaaataataaaaaaattgatcttGCAAAATTGCAAACATTATCTCTAACTAGATTGAACAAttattaacaacaacaacaacgtaCACACACTCTCATAAcacacaatatttttttatcatgccCCTCTCTACCCTCCTCCTATGCAATTTAAAGGTCAATCCGTTAGCTTAAATTGACTTGCCTAGCATAAGATGAGTTAGttgagagaagaaaacaaggttATAAacatagtgagtttttattttcattgtggGGTGCTACTAGGAGCTGTATAGATAGAGACCTTTGCTTACTACTACCTCATTCCTTCttccttccttccttccttccctcccttcattcattcattcattctccCTTATCTCCTCAGCCATATTTTCCCTTCATCTTTGTGAACCTTAGAGAACAGAAACAATTAGAAAGGACTATTGGATGGGGAATTGCCAAGCTGTGGATGCTGCAGTTCTTGTGATCCAACACCCTTGTGGGAAGATTGATAGGTTATATTGGCCAGTAACTGCAAGTGAGATTATGAGGAGTAACCCAGGTCACTATGTTTCTTTGATAATACCATTGCCAGTTCCTCCACCACCACACAGACAAGAAcagaataatagtaataataataataataataatcataatagtAATAATCAGGAGCAGCAGCAGCACCACAAGACTGTGAGGTTTACACGTGTTAAGCTTCTAAGGCCTAATGAGACTCTCAATCTTGGCCATGCCTACAGGCTCATCACTACTCAAggtacatacatatatatatatgtgatgtGTGTATGCATATGTGTGATGATAGTACCATCAAATCTTtcttatgaatcaaagaagggtGACTTCAGTGTTTTAGTTTGTTGTTCTGGAAGAGTGATGAAatcttgttcttgttgttctggTTTCAGAGGTTATGAAGGTCTTGAAAGCAAAGAAGAATCCTAAGAGCAGAAAGCAACAGGTTGAGGCAGTTGAGAAGAAGctggaagaaaagaagatttcAGCTACTGAAACAGGAGGGGAGTCTGAGACAGGAAATACATATCAGGTATATATGAGTATATTTTATTGTCAATAttacttttctttcctctttcttttctttcccttttggTTTTTTGTACTACTACTCCATGAAAAATATTCTGGTAGCAAGTTTTAATTAATCCTTTCCAAAAGGTGAATCCATTGAAGAATTTGATCTACAACTTCACATGGTCTTGTGACCATAAGTGCAGATTCTCTCTCTGGTGGATTcatctttttgaaaagaaataggTACTCATAGAATCATGGCATTAGAAACAAAGATTACTCAGCAAAGAAAATAAGTCATCATAACCAAATCAAATATAATCCACAGTAGTCTTTTGAACAATAGTTTACTAGAATTGAATTTAAACTTTGATCTTCTTTTCATAAGTTTGGATAGTCATGAGTAATCATCAATTAGTATTGATGTGTTATTGCATAATGAAATCCAGGCAATGAGAGCAGAGAGACATAGGCCTCGGACGGCGGCATCGGTAAATCCAGCAGCACTAAGGTCAAAATCATGGCGCCCCTCTTTACAAAGCATCTCAGAATCCGCAAGTTGATTGGGGTTCTGTTGTGACATGCATAATGTTTCACAGAATAGAACATAATTCAACTGCCTCTTTGATCTTGCAAGTTTTCCATTTGGATGATTCATAGTAAATGAGCATGGAAATTCAACCAAGACTTGAAGCAGGATTTCTATTGCATCACCAATCACACCCTAAGGCCTCAATGGCAAAGGCATGTTTCAGTGATAGCGTATTTGTATAGCACTGAGAAGAGAAGCAAgggaaaagggaaaaaaatttgaaaaagtaaagaaaagaaaaaggagcaATGATGTATAAATCTATTAGAAGtgagtaaaagaaaagaaaaaggagcaATGATGTATAAATCTATTAGAAGTGAGTTTTGTTATTGATATAGTTACAGCATCCAGTCATCCACATCTTCCTTTTTGTTATGATTTAATAAGCAAGTTATACCTATAACTTGGATCAACCTTGTAAAAAGGAAAAATTAGAAGACTATAAGTGTAAATCCCTGTAGTTTTGAGTTCCAAACTTCCCAGCTAATCAACATAAATTTAGGATCAAAATACTCACACCCTTGAAGACAGGTATTCTTGGTAATTACCTCTTCCTCAGAGGAACCAACATAACTATGAATAGCTTATCACAATGTCCCAGGACCTTCACACTCCTTGTGCAATAATTCACTAAATTCCTGTTTTTTTAACCAAGActggttaaaagttaaaatataaTAACTCTATGCTGaagatcaaattcaaatattccATTCTTGGCTTCATTGCAGAAGAAGAATCAAACAACAGT
The Arachis duranensis cultivar V14167 chromosome 5, aradu.V14167.gnm2.J7QH, whole genome shotgun sequence genome window above contains:
- the LOC107488897 gene encoding uncharacterized protein LOC107488897 — its product is MGNCQAVDAAVLVIQHPCGKIDRLYWPVTASEIMRSNPGHYVSLIIPLPVPPPPHRQEQNNSNNNNNNNHNSNNQEQQQHHKTVRFTRVKLLRPNETLNLGHAYRLITTQEVMKVLKAKKNPKSRKQQVEAVEKKLEEKKISATETGGESETGNTYQAMRAERHRPRTAASVNPAALRSKSWRPSLQSISESAS